Proteins found in one Nitrospirota bacterium genomic segment:
- the acsB gene encoding acetyl-CoA decarbonylase/synthase complex subunit alpha/beta — protein sequence MSKIIASAAIRGAHHLVKEAEEMLEKTIAEKGKDFVFEFPDTAFYLPMIYAMTGFAVKTPADMRVALGMAKELLHQEPEEHLWKPYLGEALDSGMATLFAEEIILALRYINGLEPAVDPETNYVYNGFITDTIQRDLGIQLVDGRMPGFAAIIGAAPDDDTAVKIVRELQEKNILIFLSGQVNGNSVTKQLLRKKVELGWDTYIVPLGPDTEHTLYALDWSVRAPLIFGGKKPGDYKIHLKYTKERVFAFALVLGELDDIKWSTGAGAINMGYPAVCDTEVPVIHPTGVCTYEEVDREIDHNKIVEKAIAVRGLKVIVEKPPIPVAYGPAFEGERIRKEDMFIEFGGQRSPAFEWVKTKELNEIEDEKVIIVGNDAEEKFKKGGVMPLGIVVDVAGRKMQKDFESIIERKLHHNINEAQGLWHMGQRDIVWMRVSNQAFNEGINLRHIGVIHNTMTHNRFKSIVDKVQVTIYLDEKDVLAVQEEARKSYKERDKRLAGMIDESVDTFYSCLLCQSFAPTHVCVISPERLGLCGAYNWLDTKAAFEIDPTGGNQPILKGEMIDHVKGRWTGVDEYLKSNSGGRVETLNLYTIMDNPMTSCGCFECIVSIIPEANGVMIVNRGYTDMTPIGMKFSTLAGTVGGGTQNPGFMGIGVNFITSKKFLYADGGIKRIVWMTKGLKERISEEFKKRAKEEGVSDLLDKIADETIAEDSEKLLEFLSGVGHPALEMESMI from the coding sequence ATGTCAAAGATTATTGCATCAGCAGCCATAAGGGGCGCTCACCATCTCGTTAAAGAAGCTGAAGAGATGCTTGAAAAAACTATAGCTGAAAAGGGCAAAGATTTTGTATTTGAATTCCCTGACACAGCATTTTATCTTCCTATGATTTATGCTATGACAGGCTTTGCTGTTAAAACACCTGCTGATATGAGGGTTGCCCTTGGAATGGCAAAGGAATTACTTCATCAAGAGCCTGAAGAACATCTATGGAAACCATATCTTGGAGAGGCCCTTGATTCAGGGATGGCTACACTTTTTGCAGAGGAGATTATTCTGGCATTAAGATATATTAATGGACTTGAGCCAGCGGTTGACCCTGAAACAAACTATGTCTATAATGGATTTATTACAGATACCATCCAGAGGGATCTTGGTATCCAGCTCGTTGACGGCAGAATGCCGGGTTTTGCTGCGATTATAGGTGCTGCACCTGATGATGACACTGCTGTAAAGATTGTCAGAGAACTTCAGGAAAAAAATATTCTTATTTTTCTCTCCGGACAGGTAAATGGTAACAGTGTTACCAAACAGCTTTTACGAAAGAAGGTAGAGCTTGGATGGGATACATACATTGTTCCCCTTGGTCCTGATACAGAACACACACTTTATGCCCTTGACTGGTCAGTAAGGGCACCCCTTATCTTTGGAGGTAAAAAGCCCGGAGATTACAAGATACACCTGAAATATACTAAGGAGAGGGTCTTTGCCTTTGCCTTAGTCCTGGGCGAGCTTGATGATATAAAGTGGTCAACAGGTGCGGGGGCAATTAATATGGGGTATCCTGCTGTATGTGACACAGAGGTTCCTGTTATTCATCCGACAGGTGTATGTACTTATGAGGAGGTTGACAGAGAGATTGACCATAACAAGATTGTCGAGAAAGCGATAGCGGTAAGAGGGCTAAAGGTAATTGTTGAAAAGCCACCGATTCCTGTAGCTTATGGACCTGCATTTGAGGGCGAGAGGATAAGAAAAGAGGATATGTTTATTGAGTTTGGCGGTCAGCGTTCACCTGCTTTTGAATGGGTAAAAACAAAAGAATTAAATGAGATAGAAGATGAAAAGGTAATCATTGTTGGAAACGATGCAGAGGAAAAATTCAAAAAAGGTGGTGTTATGCCACTGGGTATTGTGGTTGATGTTGCAGGCAGAAAGATGCAGAAGGATTTTGAATCTATTATTGAAAGGAAACTTCACCATAATATAAATGAAGCGCAAGGACTCTGGCATATGGGTCAGCGAGATATTGTATGGATGAGAGTAAGCAATCAGGCATTTAATGAAGGGATCAATTTAAGACACATAGGTGTGATACATAATACCATGACTCACAACAGATTTAAGAGCATAGTTGATAAGGTTCAAGTTACCATTTATTTAGATGAAAAGGATGTCCTCGCAGTTCAAGAGGAAGCAAGAAAGTCGTACAAAGAGAGAGACAAGAGGCTTGCTGGTATGATAGATGAATCTGTAGATACCTTCTATTCATGTCTTTTATGTCAATCATTTGCCCCAACACATGTCTGTGTTATAAGTCCAGAAAGACTTGGTTTATGTGGTGCGTATAACTGGCTTGACACTAAGGCTGCTTTTGAGATTGACCCAACAGGAGGCAATCAGCCTATCTTAAAAGGAGAGATGATTGACCATGTTAAAGGGAGATGGACAGGTGTTGATGAATATTTAAAAAGTAATTCTGGAGGTCGTGTAGAAACCTTAAATCTATATACTATTATGGATAATCCTATGACATCATGCGGATGTTTCGAATGTATTGTATCAATAATACCTGAGGCAAATGGTGTTATGATAGTAAACCGTGGCTACACAGATATGACCCCAATCGGAATGAAATTTTCTACATTGGCAGGGACTGTTGGCGGAGGCACCCAAAATCCAGGATTCATGGGCATAGGGGTAAACTTCATTACCAGCAAAAAATTTCTTTATGCAGATGGTGGTATTAAAAGAATTGTCTGGATGACAAAAGGATTGAAAGAAAGAATTAGTGAAGAGTTTAAAAAGAGAGCTAAAGAAGAAGGTGTGTCAGATTTGCTTGATAAGATTGCTGATGAGACCATCGCTGAAGATTCAGAAAAACTACTTGAATTCCTTTCAGGCGTAGGGCATCCTGCACTTG
- a CDS encoding site-2 protease family protein, with protein sequence MNGKPTVIHIVLFIATLFTTLLAGALNAGVDPFADIRQISKGIPFSFTLLGILLTHEFGHFIASRLHGVSVTLPYFIPAPPFPIGTFGALIKMRPPIRDKRALLDIGAAGPLSGFVVATAAVAIGLSLSRLEPAGMAKEGGLSLGTSIIFSLLTRVVLGINAEDYDIYLHPVAFAGWIGLFVTSMNLIPVGQLDGGHIVYAALGRWHGIVSRLMIPLLIILGIFAWQGWLLWGVLLLLIGTKHPPLLYPIIPLDNRRKGIGWLSFIVFIITFSPVPIAVIS encoded by the coding sequence ATGAATGGAAAACCAACTGTCATCCATATCGTCCTGTTCATTGCTACACTCTTTACAACCCTATTAGCAGGCGCATTAAACGCGGGTGTAGATCCTTTTGCAGATATTAGACAGATAAGCAAAGGTATACCTTTCTCATTTACACTCCTCGGCATACTACTGACACACGAATTCGGACATTTCATAGCATCGAGGCTTCACGGTGTGAGTGTTACATTACCGTATTTCATTCCAGCCCCACCATTTCCAATCGGGACATTCGGTGCACTGATCAAAATGCGCCCTCCTATAAGGGATAAAAGGGCACTCCTTGATATAGGGGCAGCAGGCCCTCTTTCGGGATTTGTTGTCGCAACGGCTGCAGTAGCTATAGGGTTGAGTCTATCAAGGTTAGAACCAGCAGGGATGGCTAAAGAGGGGGGACTTTCTCTTGGAACCTCAATAATATTTTCATTGCTAACGAGGGTGGTTCTCGGGATAAATGCAGAAGACTACGATATATATCTTCATCCTGTAGCATTTGCTGGTTGGATAGGGCTTTTCGTAACATCTATGAACCTTATTCCAGTGGGGCAACTCGATGGAGGGCATATCGTATATGCCGCCTTAGGAAGATGGCATGGAATTGTCTCCCGATTGATGATACCCTTATTAATAATTCTTGGTATATTCGCATGGCAGGGATGGCTACTGTGGGGGGTCTTGCTCCTGCTCATCGGCACAAAACATCCACCACTTTTATACCCGATCATACCACTCGATAATCGGAGAAAAGGTATCGGTTGGCTCTCTTTTATCGTTTTTATAATTACATTCTCGCCTGTTCCGATAGCAGTAATAAGTTAA
- a CDS encoding DUF2062 domain-containing protein codes for MGLRDRIRSILSIKESPHRIAASFAIGVFVAFTPSYGLHTISAILLSWAFRLNKVVTLTGTLVNNPWTIAFIYGPSLWLGMVILDQQITISSIPWKDLGIKNLLIQLESILLPFVIGTFILGILAGLLSYHIILKAILRIRSSKKGGF; via the coding sequence ATGGGTTTAAGGGATAGGATTAGAAGCATACTGAGTATTAAGGAATCTCCACACCGTATTGCGGCATCGTTTGCTATCGGGGTATTCGTCGCCTTTACCCCATCTTACGGACTTCATACCATAAGTGCTATCTTACTATCATGGGCATTTAGATTGAACAAGGTCGTGACACTCACAGGCACTCTGGTAAATAATCCATGGACCATAGCCTTTATCTACGGACCGAGTCTCTGGTTAGGTATGGTAATTCTTGACCAGCAGATAACAATATCCAGTATTCCATGGAAAGATCTCGGGATTAAAAATCTCCTCATTCAGTTAGAATCAATCCTCTTGCCATTTGTAATCGGAACCTTTATACTCGGCATACTGGCTGGCTTACTCTCATATCATATTATATTAAAAGCAATTTTGCGGATACGGAGTTCTAAAAAAGGAGGGTTTTAA